One segment of Ancylothrix sp. D3o DNA contains the following:
- a CDS encoding sulfite exporter TauE/SafE family protein, whose amino-acid sequence MHIEPVTLGLLLLLGGFTGFLSGILGVSGGFLMVPALTLMGVPVVKAAATSLVSIFLSVSSASIRTWLRGDFNFRASWQLALLGIPAAQLGAFLAGLLPDSLLSGGYAIMLLVTIYLMNLRQSLSEKFKAEESVSDEVESGKGWEFAKIGLAAGLMSGLFGIGGGIVIVPMEIIFIGVPLPLAVSHSLGAMVAISASGLTQHALNAHVLWLPGFCLGAGGILGSQIGSRLLHKWPANVLNKFLQVLLLALAVYMTGRCFWGYLV is encoded by the coding sequence ATGCACATTGAGCCGGTTACGTTGGGGTTGCTTCTGCTGTTGGGAGGGTTCACCGGCTTTCTGTCGGGAATTTTGGGGGTGAGTGGCGGGTTTTTGATGGTGCCTGCTCTCACTTTGATGGGGGTGCCGGTGGTGAAGGCGGCAGCTACCAGTTTGGTGAGTATTTTTTTGAGTGTTTCTTCGGCAAGTATCCGCACTTGGTTGAGGGGAGATTTTAATTTTCGCGCTTCTTGGCAACTTGCTTTGTTAGGAATTCCGGCGGCTCAGTTGGGCGCTTTTTTGGCCGGTTTGTTGCCAGATTCTTTGTTGTCTGGCGGTTATGCGATCATGCTTTTGGTGACGATTTATTTGATGAATTTACGGCAAAGTTTGTCTGAAAAGTTTAAGGCAGAAGAATCTGTTTCTGATGAGGTTGAATCTGGGAAAGGTTGGGAGTTTGCCAAAATTGGTTTGGCGGCGGGGTTGATGTCGGGGTTGTTTGGCATTGGCGGGGGTATTGTGATTGTGCCAATGGAAATTATTTTTATCGGGGTACCTTTGCCTTTGGCTGTTTCTCACAGTTTGGGGGCGATGGTGGCTATTTCGGCTTCGGGTTTGACTCAACACGCTTTAAATGCTCATGTGTTGTGGTTGCCTGGTTTTTGTTTGGGGGCTGGGGGTATTTTGGGTTCTCAAATTGGTAGCCGGTTGTTGCACAAGTGGCCGGCTAATGTTTTGAATAAGTTTTTACAAGTTTTGTTGTTGGCTTTGGCAGTTTATATGACGGGCCGGTGTTTTTGGGGTTATTTAGTTTAA
- a CDS encoding sulfite exporter TauE/SafE family protein: MSTTLLQLLAIGLVAGVAGGMFGIGGGAIMVPAMVLLMGMDQKFATGTSIAAQILPIGILGAIVYYKNNNLNISHALVIALGLVLGNFVGALFGNQPYISSELMKKLYGLFLFLIGFRYLFPQFFTR; the protein is encoded by the coding sequence ATGTCTACAACTTTGCTGCAACTTTTGGCGATTGGTTTGGTGGCTGGGGTGGCCGGTGGGATGTTTGGCATTGGTGGTGGGGCTATTATGGTGCCGGCGATGGTTTTGCTGATGGGGATGGATCAAAAGTTCGCCACCGGCACGTCAATTGCGGCTCAAATTTTGCCGATAGGAATTTTAGGGGCCATTGTTTATTACAAAAACAATAATCTCAATATTTCCCACGCTTTGGTTATTGCTTTAGGGTTGGTTCTTGGTAATTTCGTTGGGGCTTTGTTTGGCAATCAGCCTTATATTAGCAGCGAGTTGATGAAGAAGCTTTACGGTCTTTTTCTGTTTTTGATTGGGTTTCGTTATTTGTTTCCGCAGTTTTTTACTCGGTAG
- a CDS encoding tetratricopeptide repeat protein gives MANNNPDFDIEAELEQLRQQLKPETPKIESFEPQNQTPQTPAKKANNSRPKLLITALILGGLFGTGILTFFKSQEASALSQSKTLIASAEKVKNISDIQTLKNTQQFLKQNITNLEKIPNLPGFAYQQAQTNLPELRSSLNILEQNTQALETLKAAEKLAMEAAVLVQNPPHPPEIWQQAQQKWQQAITLLQTIPSMNPWEPQAQNKLANYRSNFAIISKRVELSKKALDFNNRGIEAVIKGDTERSLKYLNLAIRLNPIPEAYAGRGFVYLSRREYPQAIKEYDQAIKLNPNYADAYLSRGLSYHKLGNSQQAIQDIDRVLQINPNHGRAYLDRAVLRHQIKLVSQAETDAQKAAQIFTETGDTNNLKLAQNLLNQWGVALTPLPAETSNKDEEKEKECEEWQWQSNYPLLPCYFPEIEIKRRRKRYYYPQPTVVQNDPNKTSASSSNNSSRSSRRRKKR, from the coding sequence ATGGCTAACAACAATCCAGACTTTGACATCGAAGCAGAATTAGAGCAACTGCGTCAACAACTCAAACCCGAAACGCCAAAAATAGAAAGTTTTGAGCCGCAAAACCAAACCCCCCAAACCCCAGCCAAAAAAGCAAACAATTCCCGCCCCAAACTATTAATTACTGCCCTAATACTTGGCGGATTATTTGGCACCGGCATTTTAACCTTCTTTAAATCCCAAGAAGCATCGGCCCTTTCTCAATCAAAAACTCTAATTGCCAGCGCAGAAAAAGTTAAAAACATTTCGGATATTCAAACTTTAAAAAACACCCAACAATTTCTCAAACAAAACATTACTAATCTTGAAAAAATACCCAATTTGCCTGGATTTGCTTACCAACAAGCACAAACAAATCTACCAGAATTACGCTCTAGCTTAAACATTTTAGAGCAAAACACCCAAGCCCTAGAAACCCTAAAAGCAGCGGAAAAATTAGCAATGGAAGCCGCAGTTTTAGTCCAGAACCCCCCCCATCCGCCGGAAATTTGGCAGCAAGCACAACAAAAATGGCAGCAAGCTATAACATTATTACAAACCATCCCCTCGATGAATCCCTGGGAACCACAAGCGCAAAATAAACTTGCAAATTATCGCTCAAATTTTGCAATCATTAGTAAAAGAGTAGAACTATCAAAAAAAGCCCTAGACTTTAATAATCGGGGCATAGAAGCCGTCATAAAAGGAGATACAGAGCGATCCTTAAAATATCTTAATTTGGCAATTCGTTTAAATCCTATCCCAGAAGCCTATGCAGGAAGAGGATTTGTTTATCTGAGTCGCAGAGAGTATCCACAAGCCATCAAAGAATATGACCAAGCCATCAAACTCAATCCCAACTATGCAGACGCTTATTTAAGTCGTGGTTTATCTTATCATAAATTAGGCAATTCTCAACAAGCTATCCAAGACATAGACCGCGTTTTGCAAATTAACCCAAATCACGGTAGAGCTTATTTAGATCGGGCTGTGCTTCGCCATCAAATCAAATTGGTAAGTCAAGCCGAAACCGACGCCCAAAAAGCCGCTCAAATTTTTACAGAAACAGGCGATACAAATAATTTAAAATTAGCGCAAAACTTGCTAAACCAATGGGGAGTAGCCCTCACACCCCTACCGGCGGAAACCAGCAATAAAGATGAGGAAAAAGAAAAAGAATGCGAAGAATGGCAATGGCAGTCAAACTATCCCTTACTACCTTGTTACTTTCCAGAGATAGAAATCAAACGCCGGCGCAAGAGATATTATTACCCACAACCTACTGTCGTTCAAAATGACCCAAATAAAACATCTGCCAGTAGCAGTAATAACAGCAGTCGTTCCAGCCGGCGGCGAAAAAAAAGATAA
- the def gene encoding peptide deformylase, whose translation MSSETFLNICQIGDAILRGSAGPVTNFQDKRIQQLIDNLIATGRQANGVGIAAPQVAESVRLFIVASRPNLRYPHASTMEPTAMINPQIIAHSDEIVKDWEGCLSVPGVRGLVPRFKTIEVEYFDRKGNKCRQQLTDFVARIFQHEYDHLDGILFIDRVENPEDLISEEEYQKRIVP comes from the coding sequence ATGAGTTCGGAGACTTTTCTCAATATTTGTCAAATTGGCGATGCAATTTTGCGAGGTTCAGCCGGGCCGGTTACAAATTTTCAAGACAAGCGCATTCAACAGCTTATAGATAATTTAATTGCTACGGGTCGCCAGGCAAACGGAGTAGGCATTGCTGCACCCCAGGTAGCTGAATCTGTGCGCTTGTTTATTGTAGCATCGCGTCCAAATTTGCGTTATCCCCACGCCTCTACAATGGAACCAACGGCGATGATTAACCCCCAAATTATCGCCCATTCTGATGAAATTGTGAAAGACTGGGAAGGGTGTTTAAGTGTCCCCGGAGTGCGGGGTTTGGTGCCAAGATTTAAAACAATTGAAGTAGAATATTTTGATAGAAAAGGGAATAAATGCCGGCAACAGTTAACCGATTTTGTCGCTCGAATTTTTCAGCACGAATACGACCATTTAGACGGCATTTTATTTATTGATCGTGTAGAAAACCCCGAAGATTTAATCTCCGAGGAAGAATATCAAAAACGAATCGTTCCCTAA
- a CDS encoding HhoA/HhoB/HtrA family serine endopeptidase has protein sequence MDSSTSKSQVTKKPSWKQPAVFLLLLLMGAGGTFLGTRLIKANPRLFSINDAPPAQQIPLPVARQVEQEQLADQSRTSQDSNFIVEAVEKVGPAVVRINASRTVSRNRPDVFEDPLRRFFGRGQVPPDQRVERGTGSGFIISSKGQIVTNAHVIDGADTVEVTLKDGRTFTGTVLGEDPVTDVAVVKIESTDLPVVAFGDSTQLQPGEWAIAIGNPMGLDNTVTAGIISATGRSSSQVGVPDKRVGFIQTDAAINPGNSGGPLLNAAGEVIGMNTAIISGAQGLGFAIPINTVEQISQQLIKTGSAEHPYLGIEMRTLTSELKQQINNNPNSGIRIAVQQGVVIARIVEDSPAAKAGIRAGDVIQKVGNKPVAKAEDVQQIVQGTQIGNPLPIEINRSGQPVKLEVRPGKMPVRPE, from the coding sequence ATGGATAGTTCAACCAGCAAAAGCCAGGTCACTAAAAAACCCTCTTGGAAGCAACCGGCGGTTTTCCTGTTGCTGCTGTTGATGGGTGCCGGTGGGACGTTTTTAGGCACTCGCCTTATCAAAGCCAACCCCCGTTTATTTTCCATCAACGACGCCCCACCAGCCCAACAAATTCCGCTTCCCGTCGCTCGTCAAGTTGAACAAGAACAACTCGCCGACCAATCAAGAACCTCCCAAGACTCTAACTTTATTGTTGAAGCAGTGGAAAAAGTTGGCCCGGCAGTGGTACGCATCAACGCCTCCAGAACAGTTTCCCGCAACCGGCCTGATGTTTTTGAAGACCCTCTGCGGCGGTTTTTTGGTCGCGGTCAAGTTCCGCCAGACCAACGAGTTGAGCGTGGTACCGGCTCAGGTTTTATTATTTCCTCGAAAGGCCAAATTGTTACCAACGCCCACGTTATTGATGGTGCAGATACCGTAGAAGTAACGCTTAAAGATGGCCGCACTTTCACCGGCACCGTCCTGGGCGAAGATCCCGTCACCGATGTTGCAGTCGTAAAAATTGAATCTACCGATTTGCCGGTCGTGGCCTTTGGCGACTCAACCCAACTCCAACCCGGAGAATGGGCCATTGCCATTGGCAACCCTATGGGTTTAGATAATACCGTCACCGCCGGCATTATTAGCGCCACCGGCCGGTCAAGTTCCCAAGTCGGTGTCCCCGATAAACGAGTTGGTTTTATTCAAACTGATGCCGCCATTAATCCTGGGAATTCCGGGGGGCCACTTCTCAATGCAGCGGGAGAAGTCATTGGCATGAATACGGCAATTATCAGCGGTGCTCAAGGTTTAGGTTTTGCCATTCCCATCAATACCGTTGAGCAAATTTCTCAACAACTCATCAAAACCGGCAGCGCTGAACACCCCTATTTAGGAATTGAAATGCGAACGCTGACTTCGGAATTAAAACAACAAATCAACAACAACCCAAACAGTGGAATTCGCATTGCCGTTCAGCAGGGAGTTGTTATTGCCCGAATAGTCGAAGATTCACCGGCAGCTAAAGCAGGAATTCGGGCCGGAGATGTCATTCAAAAAGTTGGCAATAAGCCGGTTGCCAAAGCCGAAGATGTCCAGCAAATCGTCCAAGGCACTCAAATTGGCAATCCCTTACCTATTGAAATCAACCGCAGCGGACAACCCGTAAAATTAGAAGTCCGCCCTGGAAAAATGCCGGTGCGTCCTGAGTGA
- the dnaA gene encoding chromosomal replication initiator protein DnaA yields MLDFIINERDSGAVRQGLWTSMQRRQRLRSFKIKKLGTLSSRGSAVTPLETLWNEVLERLQLQLSRPTFETWIKTARAEQLENNCLVIRTPNPFARNWLQKYYLKTIADVVRDVLGKEVEIYITTEQAVNAASQNSLDLAGETQLLWQSASISEPALLRHKPTDLNPKYVFSRFVVGSNNRMAHAASLAVAESPGREFNPLFLCGGVGLGKTHLMQAIGHYRLEIDPTAKIFYVSTEKFTNDLIAAIRKDSMQSFREHYRAADVLLVDDIQFIEGKEYTQEEFFYTFNTLHEAGKQVVLVSDRPPNQIPRLQERLCSRFSMGLIADIQSPDLETRMAILQKKAEYENVRLPREVVEYIAARYTSNIRELEGALIRVVAYLSISGLPMTVENIAPILNPQGEKVVASPAAVMMAVADMFDVSIEDLKSNSRRREISQARQIGMYLMRLHTDLSLPKIGEEFGGKDHTTVMYSCEKVALLKDSDPTMAQTLRQLADKIGFMTRQN; encoded by the coding sequence GTGCTTGACTTCATTATAAATGAGAGGGATTCCGGCGCAGTTCGTCAAGGGCTTTGGACATCGATGCAACGCCGCCAAAGGTTGCGGTCGTTTAAAATAAAAAAGTTGGGCACACTCAGCAGTCGAGGAAGCGCGGTGACTCCTTTGGAAACTCTGTGGAATGAAGTTTTAGAGCGGTTACAGCTTCAACTGAGCCGGCCTACGTTTGAAACTTGGATCAAAACGGCAAGGGCGGAACAGTTGGAAAATAACTGTTTGGTGATCCGTACTCCTAACCCGTTTGCGCGCAATTGGTTACAAAAATATTATCTGAAAACGATAGCTGATGTGGTGCGGGATGTTTTGGGAAAAGAAGTGGAAATTTATATCACTACAGAACAAGCTGTTAATGCGGCATCCCAAAATTCGCTAGACTTGGCCGGGGAAACGCAATTATTATGGCAGTCTGCAAGTATTTCTGAACCGGCTTTACTACGCCACAAACCAACGGATCTCAATCCTAAATATGTTTTTTCGCGGTTTGTTGTTGGCTCAAATAATCGCATGGCGCACGCGGCGTCTTTGGCGGTGGCGGAGTCGCCGGGGCGAGAGTTTAATCCGTTGTTTTTGTGTGGTGGGGTGGGTTTAGGTAAAACTCATTTAATGCAAGCAATTGGTCATTATCGTTTGGAAATTGACCCGACAGCGAAAATTTTTTATGTTTCAACGGAAAAATTTACAAATGATTTAATTGCGGCGATTCGTAAAGATAGTATGCAAAGTTTTCGTGAGCATTATCGGGCGGCGGATGTTTTGTTGGTGGATGATATTCAGTTTATTGAGGGGAAAGAATATACTCAAGAGGAGTTTTTTTATACGTTTAATACGCTGCATGAGGCCGGTAAACAAGTGGTGTTGGTTTCTGACCGGCCTCCGAATCAAATTCCGCGCTTGCAAGAGCGTCTTTGTTCGCGGTTTTCGATGGGTTTGATTGCGGATATTCAGTCTCCTGATTTGGAAACTCGGATGGCAATTTTGCAGAAAAAAGCTGAGTATGAAAATGTGCGTTTGCCGCGTGAGGTTGTGGAGTATATTGCGGCAAGATATACGTCGAATATTCGGGAGTTGGAGGGGGCTTTAATTCGGGTTGTGGCTTATCTTTCGATTTCGGGTTTGCCGATGACGGTGGAGAATATTGCGCCGATTTTGAATCCGCAGGGGGAAAAGGTGGTGGCGTCGCCGGCGGCGGTGATGATGGCTGTGGCGGATATGTTTGATGTTTCTATTGAGGATTTGAAGAGTAATTCTCGACGCCGGGAAATTAGCCAGGCGAGGCAAATTGGGATGTATTTGATGCGGTTACATACGGATTTAAGTTTGCCGAAAATTGGGGAGGAGTTTGGGGGTAAGGATCATACGACGGTGATGTATAGTTGTGAAAAGGTTGCTTTGTTAAAAGATAGTGATCCAACGATGGCGCAGACTTTGAGGCAGTTGGCTGATAAAATTGGTTTTATGACTCGCCAAAATTAG
- the dnaN gene encoding DNA polymerase III subunit beta, which yields MKLVCAQSDLSSHLSLVSRAVPSRPTHPVLANVLLTADADTQRVQLTGFDLSLGIRTSFPATVTTGGAITLPAKLLNDIISRLADGEITLDDESPAVGKIAGPEVGIVATITSSSGRYQVRAMGAEEYPELPVIENEVSVRLPASKLIEGLRGCLFATSADETKQILTGVHLKVQKDGLEFAATDGHRLAVLETSKQNSSEEEIESAEDIQEFSVTVPARALRELERMLAQRQGSEAVGLYFDQGQIVFEWGDQRLTSRKLEGQYPNYRQLLPRSFGNQINLDRKQFVGALERIAVLADQKNHIVKCSINQENQEISLSVEAADVGSGRESVAAQISSGEPPEIAFNVKYLLDGLKVISASEISIKLNDPMKPVVVMPLGEVKMTYLVMPVQLRS from the coding sequence ATGAAGTTGGTTTGTGCTCAAAGTGATCTCAGTTCGCATCTTTCTTTGGTGAGTCGTGCGGTTCCTAGTCGTCCAACTCATCCGGTTTTGGCTAATGTTTTGTTGACTGCGGATGCGGATACGCAGCGGGTTCAGCTAACGGGTTTTGATTTAAGCCTTGGAATTCGTACTTCTTTTCCGGCTACTGTGACGACGGGGGGGGCTATTACGTTGCCGGCTAAGCTTTTAAATGATATTATTTCTCGTCTTGCGGATGGGGAAATTACGCTGGATGATGAATCGCCTGCTGTGGGAAAAATTGCGGGTCCAGAGGTAGGAATTGTGGCGACTATTACTTCAAGTTCTGGTCGTTATCAGGTGCGAGCAATGGGTGCGGAAGAGTATCCTGAGTTGCCGGTGATTGAGAATGAGGTTTCGGTGAGGTTGCCGGCGTCAAAGTTGATTGAGGGTTTGCGTGGTTGTTTGTTTGCAACTTCTGCGGATGAGACGAAGCAAATTTTGACGGGGGTGCATTTGAAGGTTCAAAAAGATGGTTTGGAGTTTGCTGCTACGGATGGGCACCGGCTTGCGGTTCTGGAGACGAGTAAGCAGAATTCTTCGGAGGAGGAAATCGAGTCGGCTGAGGATATTCAGGAGTTTTCTGTGACTGTGCCGGCAAGGGCTTTGCGTGAGTTGGAGAGAATGCTTGCTCAGCGTCAAGGTTCGGAGGCGGTTGGGCTTTATTTTGATCAGGGTCAAATTGTTTTTGAGTGGGGTGATCAACGGTTGACTTCGCGGAAGTTGGAGGGTCAATATCCGAATTATCGGCAGTTGCTTCCGCGTTCTTTTGGCAATCAAATTAATTTGGATCGCAAGCAGTTTGTGGGGGCGCTAGAGCGAATTGCGGTGCTTGCGGATCAAAAGAATCATATTGTTAAGTGTTCGATTAATCAGGAGAATCAGGAGATTTCTTTGTCGGTTGAGGCGGCGGATGTTGGCAGTGGTCGTGAGTCTGTTGCGGCTCAAATTTCTTCGGGTGAACCGCCGGAGATTGCTTTTAATGTTAAGTATTTGTTGGATGGTTTAAAGGTGATTAGTGCTTCGGAGATTTCGATTAAGTTGAATGATCCGATGAAGCCGGTTGTGGTGATGCCTTTGGGTGAGGTGAAGATGACTTATTTGGTGATGCCGGTGCAGTTGCGGTCTTAA
- a CDS encoding helicase-related protein, which produces MAGKIAEELGRLFEVGFNIGILACIQKNKIKHKFGNLYLKDLQELKLPKILREIANKTTSSVQREIAEKWTLFFLQKGFVAGLNFFQEYLKAAGWTEKRLRYLEISYYQCSFWGDNSIGTVLKNEQVWQGQLLGQFEQLDAKQIETTIAKYFNAKGEFLKADTLMLLQYKQKEVRVLSVDLSVFSGYSEQQIEDLSFVDILRKQLNRDIKYLRSKSFFSKLRIDTQNLGVEFSEDLKTYFKLFKVKDKETSKLIQAASYAYSFYGFLQENKLLPENSSILFNVLGYSDRAMSSMAVEEGNLDILKSCYEIYRYKDEEEIKDARYKVLRKIKSSAARSFNDGKKLVEALLAIPPDAVTSITHTERLEEFVNTVGEVPAALMKDLGLTGSLNLRQAHAELIIKALESEAAYLFLTGNPGIGKTTAIVTFLKKHLDEGCLFLYASPRKQVNLDIIEKFKDQETPEKLCDDRLVCLNTNANFIRDNNELCSYPVQYVANQPILGDYPVTFIPANSTEENQGGRSNRLNRIADDTIIDTGAKTRGVLNSICQGIYTLISQKITNNIVATVSIQSLKKTDTGNTLKHLCKIFQDAYNEKADTIITSEMQAISQRIKHIFIMIDEITGDEGGAEFLHGIDEIIEKYKLTNPEYGFNTKVIVADASIVDKDVITQHLADASPEPDKIYFRKAKNAGLPLSQEAFEFKKKSALIINANSYPASALNLSYKIILESCRFDLEESRKQKDSITENLQTEILKDLQNLYNQPDVNQIIVYIQDKPRLAQLIEKIAEYRGKFKKNEDYIEIHANLSEIEKQEVNKYKNNVKIIFMTASGSRGLSFPTAKHILVEIPRFEIEKNLMEVIQVIYRGRGEDSFDSQEKHLTFYLGDRAVYYDNPQDSLQESILSFLNLLIILKASIMTRICGAGQIGRDKFLMIPIGGKSISAAGESFSSQMANLIRELKREYNRNKKDRKLQHVYLSLEKLLGNSDFVIKNQAESTLISSLSYLEVREFFNQQFPQLITKGFDSLLNLGNLEFGYVSGALLVVPIADQTLEETYLMSILDIADVVNSHLWRDMKFISSDLNYPENLRSALKNAIELINKLNFGAEKSQRFEQKTQRVDQYYAFPLFSFIAGDVLKAYFDSKQEEPEDNRFRDILAAYVRNLYPVGNVLPIGTQYQEFPFVVFRSYSLEEMRLKMFTGKYLLNSNELNVLNMILAKDIIEE; this is translated from the coding sequence ATGGCTGGAAAAATTGCTGAAGAATTAGGCCGGCTTTTTGAAGTTGGGTTTAATATTGGCATTTTGGCTTGTATCCAGAAAAACAAAATTAAACATAAGTTTGGCAATTTGTATTTAAAAGATTTGCAAGAACTCAAATTGCCTAAAATTTTGCGAGAAATTGCTAATAAAACCACAAGCAGCGTACAGCGAGAAATAGCAGAAAAGTGGACATTATTTTTCCTACAAAAAGGCTTTGTGGCGGGGTTAAATTTCTTTCAGGAATATCTAAAAGCAGCCGGTTGGACAGAAAAACGGCTTCGCTATTTAGAAATATCTTATTATCAGTGTTCTTTTTGGGGAGATAACAGCATTGGTACAGTTTTAAAAAATGAGCAAGTTTGGCAGGGGCAACTTTTGGGGCAATTTGAGCAACTGGATGCTAAACAAATCGAAACAACAATTGCTAAATATTTCAACGCAAAAGGAGAATTTTTAAAGGCAGACACTTTAATGCTTTTGCAATATAAACAAAAAGAAGTTAGGGTTTTGTCAGTAGATTTATCGGTGTTTTCCGGTTATTCTGAGCAACAAATTGAGGATTTAAGTTTTGTTGATATTTTGCGGAAGCAGTTAAACCGCGATATTAAGTATTTACGTTCTAAAAGCTTCTTTTCCAAGTTGCGGATAGATACGCAAAATTTAGGGGTGGAATTTTCCGAAGATTTGAAGACTTATTTTAAGCTTTTTAAAGTCAAAGATAAAGAGACATCAAAGTTAATTCAAGCCGCTAGTTATGCTTACAGTTTTTATGGCTTTTTGCAAGAAAATAAGCTTTTGCCAGAAAACAGTTCTATACTTTTTAACGTTCTTGGATATAGTGATCGCGCCATGAGTTCGATGGCGGTGGAAGAAGGCAATTTAGATATCTTAAAAAGCTGTTATGAAATTTATCGATATAAGGACGAAGAAGAAATTAAAGATGCACGTTATAAGGTTTTACGGAAAATTAAAAGCAGTGCAGCAAGAAGCTTTAATGATGGCAAAAAATTGGTAGAAGCATTGTTAGCAATTCCCCCGGATGCTGTTACATCTATTACTCACACAGAACGCCTAGAAGAATTTGTAAATACTGTTGGAGAAGTGCCGGCAGCTTTGATGAAAGATTTGGGTTTAACGGGTTCTTTAAACCTCCGACAAGCTCATGCTGAATTAATTATAAAAGCGCTCGAAAGTGAGGCAGCTTATTTATTTTTAACCGGCAACCCCGGAATAGGTAAAACCACAGCTATTGTTACTTTTTTGAAAAAGCATTTAGATGAAGGTTGCTTGTTTTTATATGCCAGTCCACGCAAACAAGTAAATCTCGACATTATTGAAAAATTTAAAGATCAAGAAACCCCAGAAAAATTATGTGATGATCGGCTCGTTTGTCTCAACACAAATGCTAACTTTATTCGAGATAACAATGAGTTGTGTTCTTATCCAGTTCAATATGTAGCAAATCAACCGATTTTAGGCGATTATCCAGTAACTTTTATTCCTGCCAATTCTACAGAAGAAAACCAAGGGGGAAGATCAAACCGGCTCAACAGAATCGCCGATGATACAATAATAGATACGGGGGCAAAAACTCGCGGCGTTTTGAATAGTATCTGCCAAGGAATTTATACTCTTATTAGCCAAAAAATTACCAACAATATTGTTGCCACTGTTTCGATTCAATCTTTGAAGAAAACAGACACCGGCAACACTTTAAAACACCTCTGCAAAATATTTCAAGATGCCTATAACGAGAAAGCAGACACAATTATCACCAGTGAAATGCAAGCAATTTCTCAACGGATCAAGCACATATTTATAATGATTGATGAAATCACCGGCGATGAGGGAGGTGCAGAATTTTTACATGGTATCGATGAAATTATAGAAAAATACAAACTCACCAATCCTGAATATGGATTTAACACCAAAGTTATTGTAGCGGATGCGTCAATTGTAGACAAAGATGTGATTACTCAACATCTTGCTGATGCCTCACCGGAACCTGATAAAATTTATTTCAGGAAAGCAAAAAATGCCGGTTTACCTTTATCACAAGAAGCCTTTGAATTTAAGAAAAAATCAGCCTTAATAATCAATGCCAACTCTTACCCAGCGAGTGCCTTAAATCTCTCTTATAAAATAATTTTAGAATCCTGTCGTTTTGATTTAGAAGAAAGCAGGAAACAAAAAGACTCTATAACAGAAAACCTGCAAACCGAAATTTTGAAAGACTTACAAAATCTCTACAATCAACCAGACGTTAACCAAATTATTGTTTACATTCAAGATAAACCAAGATTAGCCCAACTCATTGAAAAAATAGCAGAATATAGAGGAAAATTCAAGAAAAATGAAGACTACATCGAAATTCATGCTAACCTTTCTGAAATAGAAAAGCAAGAAGTTAACAAATATAAAAATAACGTTAAAATCATTTTTATGACTGCATCTGGCAGTAGGGGTTTATCTTTTCCAACTGCCAAACATATTTTAGTAGAAATACCCCGTTTTGAAATAGAAAAAAACCTCATGGAAGTGATACAAGTTATTTATCGAGGGAGGGGAGAAGATAGCTTTGACTCGCAAGAAAAACACTTAACTTTTTATTTAGGAGATCGCGCCGTTTATTATGACAATCCCCAAGACTCTTTACAAGAAAGCATATTGAGTTTTTTAAACTTATTAATAATTTTGAAAGCCTCAATAATGACCCGTATTTGTGGGGCCGGTCAAATTGGACGTGACAAATTTTTAATGATACCTATTGGCGGCAAATCTATCTCAGCAGCAGGGGAAAGCTTTTCTAGTCAAATGGCAAACTTAATCAGAGAATTAAAACGAGAATATAACCGCAACAAAAAAGACCGTAAATTGCAGCACGTCTATCTTAGCCTCGAAAAACTCTTAGGAAATTCGGATTTTGTCATCAAAAACCAAGCCGAATCAACTCTGATTAGCAGCCTTTCTTACTTAGAAGTAAGAGAGTTTTTTAACCAACAGTTTCCCCAACTAATTACCAAAGGCTTTGATAGCTTATTAAACTTAGGAAATCTTGAATTTGGCTATGTCAGTGGGGCGTTGCTTGTTGTGCCAATTGCTGATCAAACCTTAGAAGAAACCTATTTGATGAGCATCCTTGATATTGCCGATGTAGTCAATTCTCATCTGTGGCGAGATATGAAATTTATCAGCAGCGATTTGAATTACCCAGAAAATTTACGCAGCGCCCTTAAAAATGCCATTGAACTCATTAATAAACTCAATTTTGGTGCAGAAAAAAGTCAGCGCTTTGAGCAAAAAACCCAGCGCGTTGACCAATATTACGCTTTTCCTTTATTCAGTTTTATTGCCGGTGATGTGTTAAAAGCTTATTTTGATTCCAAACAAGAAGAACCCGAAGATAACCGATTTCGAGATATTTTAGCAGCCTATGTTCGGAATTTATACCCTGTTGGTAACGTCCTACCCATAGGAACTCAATATCAAGAATTTCCCTTTGTAGTTTTTAGAAGTTACAGTTTAGAAGAAATGCGCTTAAAAATGTTCACCGGCAAATATCTTTTAAACTCCAACGAATTAAACGTTTTAAATATGATCTTAGCCAAAGATATAATCGAGGAATGA